aagcgaataccacaggaaaatgatagtcagaaatcccagtgctttcgtcattactaagacattgtccaggaacgaaaagcgcttggatttctgactatcattttcctgtggtattggcatattatatatatatggtttatttattcattttgaagtaTAAATTTACATACGATTTTAGATAttacatacgaacatatatatatatatatatatatatatatatatattatatatatatatatattatatatatatataaatgtgtgtgtgtgtgtgtgtgtgtgtgtggtttatttattaattttgaaatataaatttacatacgGTTTTAGATAttacatacgaacatatattTATGCCTGACTaagttgcaaaatatttttaagatatCATTTATGACACTCAGTATTTACCAAAAGCTTTATTTTTCATCATGTCATGCAATTAATGTTGAAGAGGTCTGTGTCAGCCACTGATTAACACtggtttcattttcttctttttcttcttccctcaggtgaagatctggttccaaaaccgCAGGTCAAAGTACAAGAAGCTGTACAAAGCTGCCCAAAACGGACAACTGCCTGGAGTAGATGCAGCCGACATCGCCGCTGACCTCGGAGCCAACCTCTCCCAGATGGTTGGGCCCGAATCCCCAGGGTCCCCCCCAGCCTCGGATCACCACGACCAGCCTCCGCCTTCCGTAGGAGGCGCCGACGGAGGGCCACTTTCGCCCACGACCGACCACCAGGACCGACCTCAGTCCCTCCCACCGACCGTGTCCAGCCACAGCGACATGACGACCCCCATGATGACAGCCCCCAGGGACATGATGACCTCCCCTCCCGCCCACGTCCAGTCCAAGGACATGATGGCCATGAACCAGGTCATGAGCGAGCAGCGCCGAGAGCAGATGGCAATGATGCCTCCGCACCACCAGTGGGATCCCGCCCACTACATGAGCTACTGGAACCACTACGGCGACATGGCCGCCCATCAGATGAACCACCAGATCATGACCTAAAGAGAGACGGCGAAAGGgcacaagaaagaaaatgaagagacagacgaagagagaaacagagagagagagcgagagatatttTACCTTCTCCAGATGCTGCTTCGTGGGGCCTGAGACACCGATGACTTCAAGTTATCACATCATCTGAGAAATGACTTTTTATCTTCAACGTCAGCGACGCCATTTCGTTGTTTTTGATACCCAAATCGCACAACTCCCATGCAGCGCCAGGGACCTGAAGCCGAAAAAGAGTTGTGGTCGCCGTTGAAATGACCTGAGGTCAAGTCTTACGTCCCGACAGCTATGGTTTCTTTGCGACGAGAAGCTATATTGATTCTGTCCGAGGTGTCACGCCCCCCCGCCACCAGCTCCGGCCCCCTTACAAACTCAGATGGCTGATGATATCTCTCAGTGACACTCATGCCGTTTATCgtttcctacctcctcctcctcctcctcctcctacgcccttctaaccccctcccccctctccaatccacccctcccctcacccccatCATCCCCTTTGATGTTCATTAAACATTCCAGAGAGGAGACAAGTTTGGTATAAGCATCGGCTTGAGTCAGTATGTTTAACCTTTCAACAGCTACTACTGTAACTGAACATGTGCATTGATTGTGCACATGCTGAATGTACAGGAAACGTACACCGTATAAGTGTATGCCCTTAATGTGGATCCGTCGTTTTCCAcattatgtctgtatatatttaGAATTAGTGTATACAACATAAAGATaagagaatattaaaaaaaaaaaaagtaaaaaaaaatgatgtataCAAAACTGACCTCCATACATCCGTATATCCccaaggtcaggtcaggtcaggtccaAGTGACCTCTAAGGTATTATAAAACTTTGACGTTTAACTGTATGTGCGTACGGTGATGTATGGTGTACATTGTATTAATTATTGATCCCCATTTCCCTGCGATAGCTGCGTGTTGTATTAATGTTTGTGTGCAATACGATTGGGCCTGTTCTAGAGAATTAGCTTGgtaattcaataaaaatagatTGAATGAATAAGACTCGTTTATCTGTGAATCGTGAagaactacaatttttttttttccggcgtAGTGAACTTAGAGAAGGAATAattgttcttttatattttattgcaccAGTATGACTTTATTGAATGATTGGTTTCACACTTGTGTTCTTAGAAATATGATTCACTTTTTTAtgggattataaaaaaaatcaaaggcaGATTGCTGAAGTCAGCTTTACACACATTTAGCAGATACTGGGCGATGTTAAGTGACatcctcatatttttttttttgtacattcataCATTAATACAATTTTAGGAAAGCAGGTCTTAATGAAAATACTTTGTATTAATACATGATGATTTCATTGTAGACAAATTTTTTCTTTGAAGTGTTGCGTCACTAgtgttccttttcctttcttttattttcgttttcgcGAAGGAATTGAtttggtgataaaaaaaattgttgaacaCAAGACCATAAATatactttttgtattttgatggaagctttttcttttaaaagtctaTCTGAATTTCTTTCAGTAATAAAACTTCAGACTGAAtaactcactcactctttctAAGTGAagaaagcttttttatttttattataccaaAATGGtctgaatattatttattttttattaatctaacAATTGAAACATGTCTTAATACCTGTAAATACTGtaacatatgtatgtgtaaataaaacGCTGTATAACTGACAAACTTAAATCTTGTCATTGACCTCTCTTAAGATGTCCAGTTAAGACTTGGagtaaataatataatgatatgttattgtattttaatataacaGAGAATACGATCCAGTTTATTTTAATCACCGATAATGACGTTGCTTTAAATACACTCAGTTGCAAAACCATAACTTTTAAAGCAAACTTCtgtattcattttcttaatagcACTTTATCTTCAGGTATTAGTGTTGGCATATTGTAATATGCTGAAACGCAATAATTTTGGAAGAGGATTTAACAAACACTTGTTTCAGACATAAATCTAAATAAGGACTGTCAATGCACTTGGACTTAGTCATTCAGCATCACAGAACTATAATCTCACAAGATGAACACTTATCTAAAGATCCTTATATCCTAAGTAGGACTGTAATCGTGAACTCTTACTAAAAGATGTTGTAACAAACGGAGAAGGATCTAAAGTTTCTCATTTCTCAAGTGGGACTTTTTCTCGGTATTACCATTTCTTAAGTGAGATCACAGTCGTGAAATCAGAACATAATTTGGTTGTAGCCAATGAAGAAGTACCTTAAGATTCTTACATTTCTTCAAGTGGAACTTCATAAAATCAGACCAAAAGTTGTAGCCAATGAAGAAGTATATGTTGATTCTCATTTCCTAAGTGGTACTTAAGTCGGGAAATCTGTCCAAAAGTACTTCAAGATTCTAACATTTCTTTAAGCCTTAAGATTCTTACATTTCTTTCAGTGGAACTACAGCCATGAAATCAGACCAAAAGTTGTAGCCAGTATCTGAGATTCTCATTTCTTAAGTGGCACTTTAGTCGTGAAATCAGGCTAAAAGTTGCAACCAATGAAGAAGTATCTGAAGATTTTAATTTCTTAAGTTGGACTATAGTCGTGAAAAGTTGCAAGCAATGAAGAAGTAGCACTGGGTTCTCAATTCTTAAGTGGGACCATAATCTTGAAATCAGGCCAAATTTTGTCGCAACCAATGACAAATGTTTCAAGCTTAATAATCAGAAGCAGCCGGTGACACATTCAGCTCCATGAATGTATTTAATTAAATCTTATTACTTTTACCAAAACATCATTCTTCAAAATGGCTTAAAAGGTCGTTAAATGACAAAAGGCATTTATCTAAAAGAACGATACCTAAAAATGTCGAAAACTTCCAAAGTCAAGTTTTCAAGCAGAGCTTCTTCACCAATGAATTGATTTGGAAATTCAAAATAACTCTCGTAGAGAGCGTGTGATTGGCTCAGTACCACTTCAAGTTGAGGGCGAAACAGCCTTTCTTGAGTTGCTATATCATGACAATGCCATGAAATGAAAACGGacagaataaatacaaaaagcCATTGGTTCTTGTTTTAGCTTTCTGAAAGCACCTTGATGAATATATtcatgaaatatgaatttaatcatAGAATAACATGCTAAAATTACCAGTACATAATTATGAAAAGAGTTATTATTCAAGGAGAAAAGAAATGCGTCCAGAAACAGAGGAAGgctgtaaattaaataaataaaaatcaaggtATGACTAAAATCGGGGCGAAGAACACCATTGGCGGTAAGTATCTGAGTATACTTACGGCAAGTTACGATAGGCTATTAGTGATTCTTTACAGAGAGTCGCTCCAAGAGATAAACTCTCACTTATAATTTCACCGTTTCgaccacacattctctctctctctctctctctctctctctctccacggacaGAAGACCAGCGTTACTACTTCTTATTATTCTGATaccagaaaatatttaaaaataaaacaagcttCACTTCAAGTATACGAAAAACATGGATGAACAGATATAGAATAATGATCAAATATTTACTTAACAGGAGAATATGTATGCTTATGTATACATATTCTAAATGGCACCTAAaaacctgaagaaaaaaaaagagctactTATCCAACCTCAAATACCAACTTGATCCTTACAAGCGTAATTCACCACGTCCCAGGAAATAGCAAATGGCGCACTGGCACTGTACATGTTATCAGGCCTCATTTCAACCCTTTTTGCACCCGGTCAGGATTCTCCCACGTCCCTTCAAGTTTAACGCCATCATATTCCTGAATAACAAACGCGAGAACATATATTTAGCGGCCATAACAAGCTTTAATAACAGCTGGGAAAATCATCGTAAACGGCGACCAGACAACTCTGCAGAATGGGTGGGTATATCAAGAAATTGAAAGTAGGCATGACTTGACTTCGGGAACGACGAAGAGCATCGGTTTTCTATCATAGTGTCGATGCTTAGTCAGGGAACATCACACCAGTCAGTGCTTGATAGAATCCAACAAGAACATGGAACACTGCTGGTAGGCTGTTCAACGGAGATGGATGGCTATCGCGCAGAAGCATGAGGTTAAACATGTGAGACCAATTGATGGAAAAAGAACTTCGTTTCAAACATTGTAATCTTAATTGAAACGCCTTGCACTTGGCTTTGAAGAGGAACATTGGAATGAACGAATATATCTCGACTTGGTTTGGAAGtcatataaagccgttggtcccattgctgaataaccactggttccatgcaacgtcaaaacaccatacaaaccaaataTATGTCAAAATATAGATAGAAACGAACACTTTCAGCATGAAAAGATAAAAGGAGATTTATTTCCTATTGACATCATGTTTCATATGTAAATGCAAAAAGTACCAGGTGTATGAatttgtgcatgtgtatgtatgtatatatgtgtatatatacatatgtatgtatatacgtgtatatatgtatatatgtatatattatatatatatatatatatatatatatatatatatatatatatatattcgtaatatttatcctttaagtgtaattcttgGCTGTAGTCCAACTGCTTCTTATTTAGGTTGTTTGGTTTatctacaaatttattttttctatgtttaCCTTTGAAATTTCGAACCTGTTTTTCGCTTTTTATACTTATAATTGTACCCTGACGAGGTGTATCAAGAATTACGAaagatatgtgtgatatatatatatatatataatattatataatactattatatatatatatatatataagaaacttaAACAGAAACATTTTTTGTAATCCGAGGTAGTCCAGCTACTTTTTGTCGCGTTCCACTAAAAAATTTCACCTGTAGGCACAAGATTATTCCTAGAAAAAAATAccttgaatatgaaatttagaaaaaaaaaatactatacaaGTGAGTTGAACCTTAATGACCTTGTAAACtatccaccaaaaaaaaatacacacatatatattataaatatatatatagatataatatatatatatagatatatatatatatatatatatattatatatatattataatatatatatgatatatatatgtatatgggggGGAGATACTTGGACATGTGGCCCCCTGAAAAATAACgacaaaacaataatattaaaaatttagataataataacatgaatgagaaatataaaaatgatattatctATTATCGAATAACGATATAAtattgaacaaaataataattacaataataacaataatagcagcAACAATCTTAAAGATCATAATAATGGATTTGGTATTTCTTGATAGAACAGTGGCTGCAGTCCATTTCATGATTTCTATTTAAATACTGAATATGCTGAGGAAAATATACTATGACCAACAGGATACTTCATGTaaagcttgcatatatatatattaatatatatttataatatatatattatatagatatatattaaatatatatatatatatatatatacatatgtatgtgtgtatgtatatgtatatgttgattatatatatatatatatatatatatatatatatatatatatatatatatatacatatatctatatgtatgtataatatgaaaattggtgaTCGTCCCACCCGGAAATTTTCTGGCCCGGAGCAAGGAGAGAGACCGGATTGGATGAAAGGacgttgcgggggggggggggggggggggggggcgaccgtCCGTCCGACGAGTCGGGAATTCTGTTCCCACGGGAGTAAGAGGCCAATTACTCGGAAGGGTCAGAGGATCATATCACCGTACGAGAacgatatattttcattgtttcgtTACCTTTTCAATCCCtcctgtttctgtctgtcttgtctgtctctgtctgcttGTCTCTTTCGCTTAATACAAAGAAATCACTCAATTTTTTTGagacaagtttctctctctctctctctctctctctctctctctctctctctctctctcaatacaaatTAATATCTCCTTTAAATAATTCTGCTGTAAGACCAAACATGTACCCACtttatcagctctctctctctcttcgctctctcttctctctctctctctctctctctctctctcaatacaaagTAATCTCATCTCATAATTCTGCTGTAAGACAAACATGAAAattttatagctctctctctctctctctctctcttaaatccaAAAGTTACCTTCATTTATCACATCTTAAGTCACAACCCGTAGATTTCTTTGTACTCTTTTCATTGGCAGTGTGGCACTTGTTTgttggcaatctctctctctctctctctctctctctctctctctctctctctctctcatgaatattcAGGAGGTATATTCATTCGTCCCATCTTCGTACTGAATGCAAATACCCAACTTATTAACCTCAGTTCTCACTTGAGCTGgagaatggaatatagaacttaggccaacggccaagcactgagacctatgaggtcattcagcgatgaaagggagCTTCAGAGTAGAAGAGcgtgaaaggagtaacaggagttgcactatgaaaaaagtgttaggagagggtggacagcacgatggaagagagagaacatgaatggaagtacagtaaaaggcatgaaaaaggttacagctaagggccgaaaCGGGGGCTggaaaaaccttaagtaatgcatacagtgcactgcgtgaggtgcactgacggcactccccCTACACGGATTTGAACTGGGGAGAATTGTATCTGTACCTTAATCCTTTCTTATAAATTAAAtgtcttaaaatattttttccttcgcATGGCTAACAATTTTGCTACGACAgctgtaatgaaaaataaaaatatacacacacacacacacacaacacacacacacatttcacacacacacatatatatatatatatatatatatatatatatataatatatatatatatatatatatatatacatatatatatgtgaaaaataGTAGATT
This is a stretch of genomic DNA from Macrobrachium nipponense isolate FS-2020 chromosome 46, ASM1510439v2, whole genome shotgun sequence. It encodes these proteins:
- the LOC135214776 gene encoding homeotic protein distal-less-like; the protein is MLDNDLLAKGALSDGQQQPPPLTNPYTQFQQYQQSMAGYNNMGYGFPAMYQNGYGYHLSGYPHAPSPPTDVTEKPEGGEVRVTAKGKKIRKPRTIYSSLQLQQLNKMFQRTQYLALPERAELAAKLGLTQTQVKIWFQNRRSKYKKLYKAAQNGQLPGVDAADIAADLGANLSQMVGPESPGSPPASDHHDQPPPSVGGADGGPLSPTTDHQDRPQSLPPTVSSHSDMTTPMMTAPRDMMTSPPAHVQSKDMMAMNQVMSEQRREQMAMMPPHHQWDPAHYMSYWNHYGDMAAHQMNHQIMT